A window of the Canis lupus baileyi chromosome 1, mCanLup2.hap1, whole genome shotgun sequence genome harbors these coding sequences:
- the LOC140615298 gene encoding large ribosomal subunit protein eL18-like codes for MGVDIRHKDRKVRRKEPKSQDIYLRLLVKLYRFLARRANSTFNQVVLKRLFMSRTNRPPLSLSRMIRKMKLPGWENKTAVVVGTITDDVRVQEVPKLKVCALRVSSHARSRILKAGGKMLTFDQLALDSPKGCGTV; via the coding sequence ATGGGAGTCGACATCCGCCACAAGGACCGAAAGGTTCGGCGCAAGGAGCCCAAGAGCCAGGACATCTACTTGAGACTGTTGGTCAAGCTGTACAGGTTTCTGGCCAGACGAGCCAACTCTACCTTTAACCAGGTTGTGTTGAAGAGGTTGTTCATGAGTCGCACCAACCGgccacctctgtccctttcccggATGATCCGGAAGATGAAACTGCCTGGCTGGGAAAACAAAACAGCTGTGGTTGTAGGGACCATAACGGATGATGTGCGTGTCCAGGAGGTGCCCAAGCTGAAGGTGTGTGCACTGCGCGTGAGTAGCCATGCCCGGAGCCGCATCCTCAAAGCTGGAGGCAAGATGCTCACCTTCGATCAGTTGGCCCTGGACTCCCCCAAGGGCTGTGGCACCGTCTAA